From the genome of Nakamurella flavida:
GCTGCTCGGCCTCGCCGTCGCGCCCGAGCAGGATCCCGCCGAGCTGGTCGTCCACCCGGACCACCGGGGCCGGGGTCGCGGGGGTGCCCTGCTCGCGAGTGCCCTCGACCGCGCCGGTCGGGTCTGGGCCCATGGCAACCTGCCCGCCGCCGCCGCGTTGGCGGAGCGGTCCGGGTTGGTCCGGGTGCGCACCCTGCTGCAGATGCGGCGGACGGGCCCGCCGCCCGTCGCCCCCGATCTGCCGGCCGGAGTGCGCCTCCGGGCGTTCCGACCGGGTCGGGACGAGCAGGCCCTGCTCGGCGTCAACGCCCGGGCCTTCGCCTGGCATCCGGAGCAGGGCCGCCTCGACCTCCCCGGCCTGGAACTGGAGATGGCCCAGGACTGGTTCGACCCGGCCGGCCTGCTGCTGGCCGTGACCGACGACGACACCGTGCTCGGCTTCCACTGGACCAAGGTGCATCCCGTCGATCCCACGCCACCTCCGGCCGACGCGGCGGGGGCCGGGACGTCGGGTGGCCCGATCGGTGAGGTGTACGTGCTGGCGGTCGACCCGCTGTCGCCGATCCGCCGGCTCGGCGGGGCGCTCACGGTGGCGGGGCTCGACCACCTGGCCGGCCGTGGTCTGCGCACGGTGATGCTCTACGTCGAGGCGGACAACACCCGCGCCGTCGAGCTGTACGAGAGGTGGAGTTTCACCGTCCATCAGGAGAACGTGGTCTGGTCCCGGTCCGCGGGGGCTCCGGACAGCCGCTGACCGACCCGGGAACTGCGGACGGTGGCGGAATGTCACGCAACGCCCACTCCGGTCGTCCGGTTCCCCCGGCTCGGTGAACGCAGGGTGAACCTTGACTGCCTCTGGCCTCCCGGGCTTTCCTCCTGGGTGTTCCAGGCGGTAGAAGTAAGCGCCCGGAACGTCCCGGCGGCTCGTGTCCGGCCGCCGACGCCGATGTCGGGGCGGGTCCGTGCAGACCCTCTTCTTTCCCGGGACACTCTCCACCTCCCCGGCGTCTCCGCGCCCGGGTACCCCTGCGCGCAGAAAGAGACTTCGTGGACACCACGTTGTTCATCGTCTCGCTGGTGGTCATCACCGCCCTGGTGTTCGACTTCACCAACGGATTCCACGACAGCGCGAACGCGATGGCCACCTCGGTGGCCACCGGGGCGCTCAAGCCCAAGGTCGCCGTCCTCATCGCCGCCGTGCTGAACGTGGCCGGGGCCTTCCTGTCCACCGAGGTGGCCAAGACCATCTCCGGCGGCATCGTCGACGACGCGAAGGTGACACCGCTGATGGTGTTCGCCGGTCTGGTCGGCGCCATCGTCTGGAATCTGCTGACCTGGCTGCTGGGGATGCCCTCGAGCTCCTCCCACGCCCTGTTCGGTGGGTTGA
Proteins encoded in this window:
- the mshD gene encoding mycothiol synthase, with translation MSVDWRSGAEPGLTAEVRALVAAARDVDGVEPLGGHLLEALTTDHAPARVALRADDGTLLGLAVAPEQDPAELVVHPDHRGRGRGGALLASALDRAGRVWAHGNLPAAAALAERSGLVRVRTLLQMRRTGPPPVAPDLPAGVRLRAFRPGRDEQALLGVNARAFAWHPEQGRLDLPGLELEMAQDWFDPAGLLLAVTDDDTVLGFHWTKVHPVDPTPPPADAAGAGTSGGPIGEVYVLAVDPLSPIRRLGGALTVAGLDHLAGRGLRTVMLYVEADNTRAVELYERWSFTVHQENVVWSRSAGAPDSR